In a single window of the Nilaparvata lugens isolate BPH chromosome 1, ASM1435652v1, whole genome shotgun sequence genome:
- the LOC120351933 gene encoding wolframin-like — MAAVFPVSVKSSRKHWTLYNGIKGPLKSFCSEVAEDDCPDAQVVLAKELLHQTTDQDADAEENARLGVYWLMKASEQGHQEATTILRHCLETGQGMSEHNFLDVKACLAMSREEKLARRAAKEVFARLSSGEDFISSDQLQDRMKHLEAKPSTSTSNETPQQDSKTKASVSADWKERCNNGGEKLTEDMLVSAASTYSRGELPLVQRSLSLDSQSELRHNFLCSVILLPFSAIHSSCRQIINTIGRHSYRHIWPIVMANIQAAIMVSLFLFFGLDGLISMLPTAIYFGSLIVMVVTTCQALSRKQDFHLFRRWSNLFIAYSNGELNAGDAEYQYCRNNTQPFIIFFVALIVHLLMTPSFVAPHLSSPQSEITVVAFIFTFLTLYNFTISPSRQGGKSSPDVLALLSFGVHVLAKYPYETDTVVSRGWRFIDVQVPTFASYIVGQYISIYRLFFQS, encoded by the exons ATGGCATAAAAGGACCTTTGAAGAGTTTCTGCAGTGAAGTAGCTGAGGATGACTGTCCAGACGCGCAAGTTGTACTGGCTAAGGAACTGCTCCATCAGACTACAG ATCAGGATGCAGACGCGGAAGAAAACGCCAGATTAGGAGTTTATTGGCTGATGAAGGCATCTGAACAAGGTCATCAGGAGGCGACCACCATTCTTCGACATTGTCTCGAGACAGGCCAAG GTATGAGTGAGCATAATTTTCTGGATGTAAAAGCCTGCCTTGCCATGTCTCGAGAAGAAAAGCTTGCTAGGCGAGCTGCAAAAGAAGTATTCGCTAG ATTATCATCGGGAGAAGATTTCATAAGCAGTGATCAGTTACAAGACCGCATGAAGCACCTCGAAGCGAAACCGTCTACGAGTACAAGCAACGAGACACCTCAACAAGACAGCAAAACCAAAGCTTCCG tatCAGCAGACTGGAAAGAGAGATGTAATAATGGTGGAGAGAAGCTGACTGAAGACATGCTGGTGTCAGCTGCGAGCACATATTCGCGTGGAGAGCTGCCTCTGGTGCAGCGCAGCCTCTCCTTGGACAGCCAATCAGAACTCAGGCACAACTTCCTCTGCTCAGTCATTCTCCTTCCCTTCTCCGCTATCCATTCTTCCTGTCGCCAAATAATTAACACCATTGGTCGACACAGTTATAG ACATATCTGGCCGATTGTGATGGCTAATATTCAGGCTGCAATAATGGTTTCTCTCTTCCTATTTTTCGGCCTTGATGGACTGATATCAATGTTACCAACTGCTATTTATTTTGGATCTCTTATTGTTATGGTTGTCACCACTTGCCAAGCACTGTCAAGAAAGCAAGACTTCCATCTGTTTCGAAG GTGGTCGAATTTGTTCATAGCCTACTCGAACGGAGAGCTGAACGCGGGTGACGCGGAATACCAGTACTGTCGCAATAACACACAGCCGTTCATCATATTCTTCGTGGCGCTGATCGTGCATCTGCTGATGACGCCCTCCTTCGTCGCGCCCCACCTCTCCTCCCCTCAGTCCGAGATCACAGTTGTCGCcttcattttcactttcctcACTCTCTACAATTTCACC ATCTCACCCTCGCGACAAGGCGGAAAGTCTTCGCCGGATGTACTAGCTCTGCTGTCGTTCGGAGTACACGTACTGGCCAAGTACCCTTACGAGACGGACACTGTTGTCAGTCGAGGCTGGAGGTTCATTGATGTGCAAGTCCCAACCTTTGCATCTTATATTGTTGGTCAGTACATCTCAATATacagattattttttcaaagctAA